In the Drosophila teissieri strain GT53w chromosome 3R, Prin_Dtei_1.1, whole genome shotgun sequence genome, TGGGTCGATTAGTCAATGGGCTAAAGCTGAAGATTATCAATGATGAGGGTGTGTCGCTTGGACCCGATGAAATTGGAGAGGTGTGCATCATGAATAACCAGCACTGGTCGGGATACTACGGAAACGAAGTTGAGACTCGTTCCATGCGAGATTCATTGCGATGGTATCACTCCGGAGACCTTGGGTACATGGATCGTGATGGCTTTCTGTACATAGTGGACCGCAAGAAGGAGATGCTTAAGTACCAGAACATCATGTACTATCCAAACGATATTGAAAGCGTCATCTCAGAGATGCCCCAGGTCGCCGAAGTCTGTGTCTTCGGCATATGGAGCAACATCTTTGGAGacgaagctgcagctgctgtcgTAAAGAAAACGGGCAGTGAGCTGGAGGCCCAGGATGTGGTGGACTATGTGAGCTATCGGACAGATTCCAAATACAAGCAGTTAAACGGAGGAGCCCTGATTGTTGAGGACCTGCAGCGTAGTGCCAATGGAAAGACCAACCGAATGGCCAATAAGGCCCACTTTTTGGATGTAAAGAAGAGGAGGAGTTGAACGATTTTTTTAGGAAGTAAAGTCGGAAAtagtttaatataataaaaatttctatgtaaatttgaatttcattgaTAATTTCGTTATACGCGGCTGCGTtagtacaaataatttaacGGTTTTAATCTGTACGGCCATGATAACTAGCTTTGATAACTGGTCATTTCCAGCATTATCAACTAACAACTGTTTTCCTTAGCTGTTTAGAAATGGATAGATCTATACAGACAAAGgagattttttatttttaaagaacgATTAATTATTTGGTACCATTAGAAGTTAAAGTCATTGCGTGTTTTGTGTAAACATTTCACAAACATCATTATTCTGGGGGTAAGTGCCTTATTTTATATCAAGTCAGATCTTATTtactaaagaaaaaaaaatagtttactcAGTGGTCTATTGATGTTTATACAACATCACCACAAGATCATTCtatcaatataaatagaaatataaatataaatatgtaaacggtaGCTAGTTCGAGcagcgattttatcaaacgaatattaaaccaagaatatatatactttatatggtcggaaacgctgccttctccctgttacatacttttcgaCGAATcgagtatacccttttactctacgagtaacgggtataaaaacttccttcaaaaaataataataattgataTCGTAACTATGATATcaatttttcaataatattttattagatgatattataacaaaaataataaatataatataatataataaaaaaaattccaaattgatttcggcccgaaaatcgacTTCTACcacaagcacgcacacatacaatGTGTGtgattaatgtttttactcacacaagcaagcAAATTCTATTTTTCGATTCTTACGCTTTCAATTTTGTGTGAGCGAAAAGAGAACAATTTTGGCGTCAccaaaaatccaatttatGGCCGTCACGCCGTCACGCACGTTGTTATAATGTCTTTGATCAAACAGATTGTACTACTGATGAAGATAACCCACTAAATAGTTCTCACGGTATCGCGGAAAAATCTTGTTGATCTTACTAAACCAAAGACGATATCTTGAATTTTATGTAATAATCATACGTTAtcattgaatttgcattttcattttctctgACACCTTTATCTAAGTGTGATAAGCTATTGGAGGGCTGTGACTATAAAAGGGGATTGTGGTCGCAGATCTGAAACAGTTGAAATCTGACTTTACCGGACATACAAAGTCTGCCTACTGACAGAATGCCGTACACCCCAGTGAATTCCTACGATAATGATCAAAAGATCTGGAGTGGTGAGCCGGTTATCCAATACTTCGATCCGGACTTGTCCATCGGAGAGATCATTTTCCACGAGATGCGGCGGCATCCCCAGCTTACTGCCCAGGTGGGTACTTTGAGGGTCACCCACTAAACAGAAGGTTGAACATGATATCTTCTAGATCTCTGCAACGGAGGGTACTGTGCTGACCAGAGGGGAGCTCCTTGCCAACGTCATGCGCGTGGCCAGCTATATGCGATCAGAGGGACTCCTCCAATCCGATATAGTGGGCATTATAGGCCGGAATACCACTCACATGCTCGCCGTAGCCTACGCCTGTTTCTTCAACGGAATAGCTTTTCACTCGCTCAACATTTCCTACGATCGCGATACGATCGAAAAGATTTTCAAGGTCACAAGGCCTTGTATTATTTTCTGCGACGGAGATGAGTTTGCGAAGGTTCGATCAGCCACGGCCCAACTGGATGTTAAGATTGTCACCATGCGCAATCATCCATTGGACTCCATAAAGATCGATGAAGTTTTGACCACGCCCATCGAACGAAACTTTAAGCCAGCTAAGCTGGAAAAGGGCAACGATCAGACTTTGGCCATTCTATGCTCTTCGGGAACAACTGGAACTCCAAAGGCTGTAACCATAACGAACAGTCGGCACATCCTCGCAGGCAACTAGTAAGATATTATTCTATACAGAATCCTTGAAACgaattgtatattttgtttcattttgtacTTCTAGTCATCTGACCACCGCTGATATACAGTACTCCCACAACACCCTTGACTGGATCAGCGGTTTGCTTACCATCATAACCTCCGGAGTGTTCAGCACAACCCGCATCATCGCGGATAATCCCTTCGATCCCGCCTTTGCCATGCGAATCATCGAGGAGTACAAGGTTACGTGGATCATACAGCCACCATCCTGTATGGCTCTAATGATTAACTGCCCAGACTTTGAAACTTGCGATCTGTCGAGCCTTCAGTGCTACTTGTTCGGAGGATCTCGGGCTGCCTTGGAGGTACAGAAAGGCATCCGTAGCCGTCTTAGCCATGATTGCCTGCAGTTTGCTTATGGATTTACCGAGCTTGGTGCCTTGGCCACTATCAACTACCATTTTGACGAAAAAGCCGGATCGGCGGGTCGATTGGTCAATGGGCTAAAGCTGAAGATTATCAATGATGAGGGTGTGTCGCTTGGACCCGATGAAATTGGAGAGGTGTGCATCATGAATAACCAGCACTGGTCGGGATACTACGGAAACGAAGTTGAGACTCGTTCCATGCGAGATTCATTGCGATGGTATCACTCCGGAGACCTTGGGTACATGGATCGTGATGGCTTTCTGTACATAGTGGACCGCAAGAAGGAGATGCTTAAGTACCAGAACATCATGTACTATCCAAACGATATTGAAAGCGTCATCTCAGAGATGCCCCAGGTCGCCGAAGTCTGTGTCTTCGGCATATGGAGCAACATCTTTGGAGACGAAGCTGCAGCTGTTGTCGTAAAGAAAACGGGCAGTGAGCTGGAGGCCCAGGATGTGGTGGACTATGTGAGCTATCGGACAGATTCCAAATACAAGCAGTTAAACGGAGGAGCCCTGGTTGTTGAGGACCTGCAGCGTAGTGCCAATGGAAAGACCAACCGAATGGCCAATAAGGCCCACTTTTTGGATGTAAAGAAGAGGAGGAGTTGAACGATTTTTTTAGGAAGTAAAGTCGGAAAtagtttaatataataaaaatttctatgtaaatttaaatttctttgaatttctTTGCGTTAGTACTGTAtgggaacgagacaccctgtatgcgcgaacaagtcactctttatctttgtttacattatcatttgtctgcagcttcagcggagcttatcagcggaatcaatgtaagcatcgcaccgctgtaattgtccgcgagcttgcccagtacttttccaaacttctaactcccttctaactgtaacttgtttacgtcttatgctagtttaatcgtatggcgtgagtacagccaaagcttaagttagtcacatttttgatctgcaagaaaacgtacgcatcggtgtcgaactaattaatattaagtgtctgaaattaaccaataaatcaaactaaacagtaacactggcgggtttatttatgaacataaaaaaaactggtccttcgagccggatcaCCGGAACTGCGTTTCTTTCgggcatttgattttgattattggcCTTTTGGCAAACGGTGATCTATAGATTCCTACATCGTATAGAATCGTTCCCTTCTTTCGACCACCATGCGGAGTGTGATTCAACAACGGGGCTTCTGCAAAAGCCAAATTACTCGTGCGCATAATAATgccttaaaatttgttgatgacaTTCATTCAGTGCAAACAATAGTTGTCCGCCTGGCGCAACTacaggaaaattatttgcggTTCGTACGGCTCTCGGAAGAGCtgtatgcatttaaatcggAAGCCGATTGGGAGAACCCTGACGAGGATTTTGACGCATATGAGGACAAACATTATGCTACACACGCTATTCTCAGCAAAACTTTGGAGGAGTTGAGACGGTTCAAGCCGCAGACACATCCCAGAGAAGTCATGTCGATTTTCAGTTCGAGCGAATTAAACTTCCGACTTTTTCTGGAAATAATGAGGACTGGAAACATTTTACGGACATGTTTATTGGATCGATTGCTTCCAATTCGAGCCTGACGGATTGCcaacgatttcattatttaaaatcgtacCTTGCCGGAGACGCGCTTGCATTAGTTAAACATATTCCAGTTACTGATGACAACTATCGGGAAGCATGGGATCGGCTGGAACAGCGATATAACAAACAATCGCTAATTATTCGATCGTTCTTAAACAGTTTCATGAGCCTTCCGAgtgctataaattcaaatatcggCACAGTGCGGAAAATTGCCGATGGTGCAGACGAAGTTATTCGTGGTCTACGAGCTCTTAATTGCGAAGAGAGGGATCCCTggctaattttcattttactttcaaaattaGATAGCGATACCCGCCAAGCCTGGGCTCAGTGCGCAGAATCCGAGGAAAAAGGTGTGACCATCAACCGATTCCTGAAATTTCTCACATCACGCTGCGATACGTTGGAGGCTTTTAACTTAACTCGATCAACCCAAGCTCGACGCGCAGCTACAACGCACCACGCAGACACGCATCCAAGACGGGAAGAGCCGAAGTGCACATCGTGCCAGCAGAATCACCAACTGTTTAAGTGTCCTCAATTCATGGCACTCGACATTGCATCTCGCCGAGACTTCCTCAAATCAAGAAAGCTCTGTTTCAATTACCTCAGCCCGGCTCATCTGGTGGGCAACTGTACATCGAGGCATACTTGGGATCTGCAGCCGCAAGCATCATACTTTGGTTCATGGCTCGTCGCAGCCATttcaaaatggcaacaacattgACACAGCAAGTGTTGACAGCCGCGATCGACCAGCAGTCTCACATGCGGGATCTACAATTGGCCACAATCAACCGCTAGCTCGAGAAGGTCATCGCTTGGGAAGCGAGACTCCCGCggaaaacaactttacgcATCATACTCTGGAGAATATTCCGGCGGCTGGTTCTCAGACTCTGTTGCCAACCATCCTTGCTGACGTCATCGACGCCTGGGGAAACACTACAACCTGCAGGCTGCTCCTGGACACTGGATCTACAATAACCTTGGCATCGGAATCATTTGTTCAGCGAATAGGCGTGCGTCGAACGCACGCACGGATTTCTATTCTCGGTCTCGCCGCCAACAGCGCGGGCGTTACCCGAGGACGCGCACATATCAAGCTGCGCTCTCGTCATTCGGGCCAAACTGTCGAATTGGTCTCGTTCATTCTCAACTCGCTGACGTCATCACTTCCTGCCCAAGTTATTGACACCTCATCCTCTACGTGGAGGCAAGTCTGCGAGCTTCCTTTGGCAGACCCAACGTTCTGCACACCTGGAGCAATCGATGTCATTGTTGGATCGGATCAACTTTGGTCTCTATACACAGGAGATCGGAAACACTTTGGTAACGACTTTCCTATCGCTCTCAATACTGTATTTGGTTGGATTCTTGCAGGCTCTTACTCTGCATTCGATGATCACCCTACTTCTGCGGTTACTCATCACGCGGACCTAGACACGATGGTTCGTTCATTCATGGAGATGGACAGCATTCAGCCTAACCAGGCTTTCCTGGACGCCAGCGATCCCACAGAGCGTCATTTTGCTGCCACACACAAGCGCTCGACGGACGGGGTG is a window encoding:
- the LOC122620440 gene encoding 4-coumarate--CoA ligase CCL1-like, with the translated sequence MPYTPVNSYDNDQKIWSGEPVIQYFDPDLSIGEIIFHEMRRHPQLTAQISATEGTVLTRGELLANVMRVASYMRSEGLLQSDIVGIIGRNTTHMLAVAYACFFNGIAFHSLNISYDRDTIEKIFKVTRPCIIFCDGDEFAKVRSATAQLDVKIVTMRNHPLDSIKIDEVLTTPIERNFKPAKLEKGNDQTLAILCSSGTTGTPKAVTITNSRHILAGNYHLTTADIQYSHNTLDWISGLLTIITSGVFSTTRIIADNPFDPAFAMRIIEEYKVTWIIQPPSCMALMINCPDFETCDLSSLQCYLFGGSRAALEVQKGIRSRLSHDCLQFAYGFTELGALATINYHFDEKAGSAGRLVNGLKLKIINDEGVSLGPDEIGEVCIMNNQHWSGYYGNEVETRSMRDSLRWYHSGDLGYMDRDGFLYIVDRKKEMLKYQNIMYYPNDIESVISEMPQVAEVCVFGIWSNIFGDEAAAVVVKKTGSELEAQDVVDYVSYRTDSKYKQLNGGALVVEDLQRSANGKTNRMANKAHFLDVKKRRS